The Mercenaria mercenaria strain notata chromosome 10, MADL_Memer_1, whole genome shotgun sequence genome contains a region encoding:
- the LOC123559904 gene encoding RNA-binding protein 42-like, producing MSQISQQRLIEMEAEMDRFEQEILSEPSASDLPRVVIGSNTYHQVSAQLKMLRAQSGMSAEERQRKQQEVAEQLKALRASTESMSSRRRMPEEEEDEDDDDDYGDEGDKYSIVGRHEPPAKKPAVDSSFPILQPPPPPPPAITSTPSFMPPQLRHRAPPPPPSRHPTQGPPRMRPPPPHARPPFGGPMGPGPGPMPGPPHGFHPGPPMGPGPMSGPGPGHMRGPPPMGMRPGFGMHGPRPMVGPPGPGMYGVSHGESRTEADHVKEEEEKEDDKPKVIYSSAPVINVQKKEKKKKKKKKNEEGDKVTSAGTSGATSDVQTSEESKPVYTVTMPTKPLPEPEDDLHVADMDIDNQFMSNKKEKKEKKKKFIRMAAGTTWEDPSLGEWDPDDFRLFCGDLGNEVTDEVLARAFSKYSSFVKAKVVRDKRSNKTKGYGFVSFKDPTDYVRAMREMNGKYVGNRPIKLRKSNWKERNIDLVKKKEKEKKRLGLR from the exons ATTTGAACAAGAGATTCTGTCGGAGCCTTCGGCCAGTGACCTGCCTCGTGTTGTCATTGGCTCTAACACATACCACCAGGTGTCAGCACAGTTGAAAATGCTTCGAGCTCAGTCGGGTATGTCTGCagaggaaagacagagaaaacAACAAGAA GTAGCTGAACAGCTGAAAGCCCTGCGAGCCAGCACGGAATCTATGAGCAGTAGAAGACGTATGCCTGAGGAGGAGGaggatgaagatgatgatgatgattatggtgATGAAGGGGACAAGTACAGTATTG TTGGTCGCCATGAACCACCAGCCAAGAAGCCAGCAGTCGATTCCAGTTTCCCAATACTGcaaccaccacctccaccaccacctgCAATCACTTCCACTCCGTCCTTCATGCCTCCACAGCTGCGTCACAGGGCCCCACCTCCACCTCCAAGCAGACATCCCACACAAGGTCCACCCAGAATGAGACCTCCACCACCACATGCCAGACCTCCATTTGGAGGCCCAATGGGGCCTGGGCCGGGCCCAATGCCAGGTCCTCCACATGGATTTCACCCTGGGCCACCAATGGGTCCGGGGCCGATGTCAGGACCTGGGCCAGGACATATGAGAGGACCTCCACCAATGGGTATGAGGCCAGGATTTGGTATGCATGGGCCGAGGCCAATGGTTGGCCCCCCAGGACCTGGAATGTATGGAGTCAGTCATGGAGAATCTCGCACAGAGGCAGATCATGTGAAAGAAGAAGAGGAAAAAGAAGATGATAAACCTAAAGTGATATACTCCTCTGCTCCTGTTATAAATGTACAGAAGAaggaaaagaagaagaagaaaaagaagaaaaatgaagAAGGAGACAAAGTCACGTCTGCAGGCACTTCAGGTG CCACATCCGATGTACAGACTTCAGAGGAGAGTAAACCGGTTTATACTGTTACCATGCCAACAAAGCCTCTACCAGAACCGGAAGATGATTTACATGTTGCTGATATGGACATTGATaatcaatttatgtcaaataaaaaagaaaaaaaggaaaagaagaaAAAGTTTATACGCATGGCTGCAGGAACCACATGGGAGGATCCATCACTCGGCGAGTGGGACCCAG ATGATTTTCGGTTATTCTGTGGTGACCTGGGTAATGAAGTGACAGATGAAGTGTTAGCCAGAGCTTTCAGTAAATATTCCTCATTCGTAAAGGCCAAAGTAGTAAGAGACAAAAGGTCAAATAAAACTAAAGGCTATGGTTTTGTCAGCTTTAAAGATCCAACAGATTATGTTCGAGCAATGAGAGAAATGAATG GTAAATATGTTGGAAACAGACCAATAAAACTTAGAAAAAGTAACTGGAAAGAACGAAACATAGATCTTGTGAAGAAGAAAGAAAAGGAGAAAAAGAGACTTGGGCTGAGATGA